In Silene latifolia isolate original U9 population chromosome X, ASM4854445v1, whole genome shotgun sequence, the following proteins share a genomic window:
- the LOC141620905 gene encoding uncharacterized protein LOC141620905: MLREIDDAEGSRRREEVDGGCRGAGWSRRTGEGVDIRGNRGEEAVDRGGWKGPAEGVVKINTDARVAKETGTGLGAVARNYGGELLWAAVLQNRVVGEAKKAEAEAILFGMKEAWSRGHTSIMVESDCQAVFKDLREKKKGRADIFRIYDDIFHLRNSFSSVVFSFVRRESNCVAHLLAHSSPWLERKRIWSDNAPQNIIDAIFHDVNDMI, translated from the coding sequence ATGCTAAGGGAGATTGATGATGCGGAGGGGagtaggaggagagaggaggtTGATGGGGGATGTAGAGGAGCTGGGTGGAGTAGGAGAACAGGGGAGGGGGTCGATATTAGAGGGAACAGAGGTGAGGAGGCAGTTGATAGGGGAGGGTGGAAAGGGCCTGCTGAGGGAGTGGTCAAGATTAACACCGATGCAAGGGTGGCTAAAGAGACGGGGACGGGGTTGGGAGCGGTAGCTAGAAATTATGGTGGGGAGCTGTTGTGGGCAGCGGTGTTGCAGAACCGTGTTGTGGGTGAGGCGAAGAAAGCGGAAGCGGAGGCGATCTTGTTTGGCATGAAGGAGGCTTGGAGCAGGGGACACACGAGCATCATGGTGGAAAGCGATTGTCAAGCTGTGTTCAAGGATCTCcgggaaaagaagaaaggaagagcgGATATTTTCCGTATTTATGATGACATTTTTCATTTACGTAATAGCTTTAGTTCGGTTGTCTTTTCTTTTGTTAGACGGGAGTCGAATTGTGTGGCACATTTGCTAGCTCATTCGAGTCCGTGGTTGGAGAGGAAACGTATTTGGTCTGAT